TAAGTTCGCCTGCAACGGGGCGATCGCTCAACACCAGACAGCACAAACGGTCTGACGATCGAGCTTTAAATTGCTAGGATGCAGGGGAACACGGCCTACCGCCATCGTCCTGAAGATGGTGGACAGATCGCGAATCGGTGAGTCCGGTGGAGGTGGATTGACGTTTTAGCGATAAATGATTAAGCTAATCCTAAATTGAGATTGCTTTTCAATAACAAAAGGTTGTCGCTTGATTACGGGTGTTGAGGAGACCTGATTAGTTTGATGTCACGCATTCACCGTACTGCGATCTTTCGGAGAAGAGAACGCCATGCGTTGAGTCCTAAGCTTTGAACATCAAAATACGATGCCCTAGTTTTCGTTGGGTTGATCCCTAATCACGCTGCCGCGCTCTCACAAACAACTCATTGGTTAAAACAGCCCTTCGGATCCCAAGACTGCAGAGCACGGGGCTTCCCACCGTGCGAGCCATCCTACCTAAGCGCTACTACCGCTTAGGGGAGTGCCTCCGTCCAATATCTGATGCGATGTCTGTAACTTCGACGGAGTTAAATCATGACAGTAGGTACAGTCGTACCCCCCAATCGTCCATCCCACCGTGGGGAGATGTCTCCACTGGCTTTGGCGGTAGATGACAATCACGACAATTTACTCGTTCTTGAATACACGCTGAGCTCGTTAGGGTTTCGCTTTATCGGCACAGTTGACGCGATCGCAGGACTAGCCCTAGTCAAGCAACACCACCCTGATCTCATCCTTCTTGATATCATGTTGCCCGGTATTGATGGGTTTGAGTTGGCGGCCATGATTCGCAGCGATCCATCCCTGCGCTACGTTCCGGTCATTGCCGTAACTGGACTCGCTAGCGACGAAGATCGCGATCGCATTCTCCGATCCGGGTTTACCGATTACATCCGTAAGCCATTCATGCTAGACGATTTGGAAGCGATCATTCATCGTCATATTCAAGTGCCGACCTGGCCAGATGGGGGAGAATGGCTACCGGAGGGGTAGTCGCTACCGAGTCCGATAGAATAGCCACAATACTAGTGCGCTCTGTTTTGATTTGGGTCGTCGTCAACAGATCAACAATTCGTACTTGGGTCAGGGCTTCAATAATCTGGTGTAGATGTAACCGCAAACTATGATCGAGGGCATTGCGAACCTGTTCGGCAAAATCTGCGCGCCCACTGGATACCAACAATTGTTCCGGTTGGGTCACGGCGTTGTCCAATACAACCATCAACTTATTACCAAAAATATGGCAAGCGACTTCCACCCTAGAGTGTCCGAGTTGATGAACATACCATCGCTGAATTTGATCTGCGATGCGCTGCTGGAGCGTTTCAACATTCAATTTATTGTACCTGGTCACCGCAATAAGAATTGTTAATGAGAATGGCTGAAGCAGCTACATT
The sequence above is drawn from the Synechococcales cyanobacterium T60_A2020_003 genome and encodes:
- a CDS encoding response regulator, translating into MTVGTVVPPNRPSHRGEMSPLALAVDDNHDNLLVLEYTLSSLGFRFIGTVDAIAGLALVKQHHPDLILLDIMLPGIDGFELAAMIRSDPSLRYVPVIAVTGLASDEDRDRILRSGFTDYIRKPFMLDDLEAIIHRHIQVPTWPDGGEWLPEG
- a CDS encoding DUF2294 domain-containing protein, whose amino-acid sequence is MTRYNKLNVETLQQRIADQIQRWYVHQLGHSRVEVACHIFGNKLMVVLDNAVTQPEQLLVSSGRADFAEQVRNALDHSLRLHLHQIIEALTQVRIVDLLTTTQIKTERTSIVAILSDSVATTPPVAILPHLARSALEYDDE